A genomic region of Elephas maximus indicus isolate mEleMax1 chromosome 10, mEleMax1 primary haplotype, whole genome shotgun sequence contains the following coding sequences:
- the CCDC177 gene encoding coiled-coil domain-containing protein 177, whose product MVDPVPEDKAGAETDGSGGDGGAASSVPPDAQGAQQPAASSASASVTVPCKAEVPCAAGESGQREQSPLLHLDLFNFDCPEAEGSRYVLTSPRSLEACARCAVKPVELLPRALADLVREAPGRSMRVATGLYEAYEAERRAKLQQCRAERERIVREEKRRLFTPLGTAAAAAAATAPSAGSSSSCSSASLPASPAPRAARKASSSPSPARTQPPLAGSRTGRKSHSLDSLSRRREGALSSESGASSSSYSGESLRELRWPPRASARHSCPAGSASSAPNPLGRPSALALVPITGRSFSLGDLSHSPQTAQHVERIVRQVRAERGLRGVPERDRKIAALMLARYQEERLLLKQRAAAHGQWEQQRVHAEQRREREEREKQRALELGRRAWAAQVEERRGRRGREEREAARRRQRQCERSEERRRELAEHQGLLRRERADRAAREDRLRKLQQEQNLKEREEGLQEGRERAEQVRRERAQRAARAKQRQEGQLLREKRELSRAERARHEALLQGRVRQENEEREGLRSSLAASLGRAQENYEQLVEQRTRVLRERARREELQSRRAKEAAERKEREHQAHVEALARAGERRLQHAAQAAEEAVQQKARRVGQSRLEKERVQRANKEKVERDEDCRRRELLQAIGRKLERSEQLSRERRSALESARSTARASFHVREKVREETNTRSFDRMVREAQLHASLDRK is encoded by the coding sequence ATGGTGGACCCCGTTCCCGAAGATAAGGCGGGAGCCGAGACCGACGGCTCAGGAGGGGACGGAGGTGCCGCGTCATCGGTGCCTCCTGACGCCCAGGGCGCCCAGCAGCCCGCGGCCTCCTCGGCCTCCGCCTCGGTGACGGTGCCCTGCAAGGCGGAAGTCCCCTGCGCCGCAGGAGAAAGCGGACAGCGAGAGCAGTCCCCGCTGTTGCACCTCGACCTCTTCAACTTCGACTGTCCGGAGGCCGAGGGCAGCCGCTACGTGCTGACCAGTCCCCGCTCGCTAGAGGCCTGTGCCCGGTGCGCCGTCAAGCCGGTGGAGTTGCTTCCACGGGCCCTGGCCGACCTGGTGCGTGAGGCGCCGGGCCGCTCCATGAGGGTGGCCACCGGCCTGTACGAGGCGTACGAGGCAGAACGGCGCGCCAAGCTGCAGCAGTGCCGGGCCGAGCGCGAGCGCATCGTGCGCGAGGAGAAGCGGCGCCTCTTTACGCCGTTGGGCACCgctgctgccgctgccgctgccaCAGCTCCGAGCgcgggcagcagcagcagctgcagcagcgcCAGCCTCCCGGCCTCGCCTGCGCCGCGCGCGGCCCGAAAAGCCTCCTCCAGCCCCTCCCCGGCCCGGACCCAACCTCCGCTCGCGGGCTCGCGGACAGGTAGAAAAAGCCACTCGCTGGACTCCCTGTCTCGCCGACGCGAGGGCGCCCTCAGCTCCGAATCCGGCGCGTCGTCGTCGTCTTACAGCGGAGAGAGCCTGCGGGAGCTGCGCTGGCCGCCGCGGGCCTCGGCCAGGCACAGCTGCCCAGCCGGGTCGGCGTCCTCCGCCCCCAACCCTCTGGGCCGCCCTTCCGCCCTGGCCTTGGTTCCGATCACCGGCCGCAGCTTCAGCCTGGGCGACCTGAGCCACTCGCCGCAGACCGCCCAGCACGTGGAGCGCATCGTCCGCCAAGTGCGCGCCGAGCGGGGCCTGCGCGGGGTGCCCGAGCGTGACCGGAAGATCGCGGCACTGATGCTGGCGCGGTACCAGGAAGAGCGCCTGTTGCTGAAGCAGCGCGCCGCGGCCCACGGGCAGTGGGAGCAGCAGCGCGTGCACGCCGAACAGCGGCGCGAGCGCGAGGAGCGCGAGAAGCAGCGCGCCTTGGAGCTGGGTCGCCGAGCCTGGGCTGCTCAGGTAGAGGAGCGGCGCGGCCGCCGGGGCCGCGAGGAGCGTGAGGCGGCAAGGCGGCGGCAGCGGCAGTGCGAGCGCAGCGAGGAGCGGCGGCGAGAGCTGGCCGAGCACCAGGGTCTGCTGCGGCGGGAGCGGGCGGACCGCGCAGCCCGGGAGGACCGGCTGCGCAAGCTGCAGCAGGAGCAGAACCTGAAGGAGCGGGAGGAGGGCCTGCAAGAAGGGCGCGAGCGGGCGGAGCAGGTCCGCAGGGAGCGCGCCCAGCGGGCAGCCCGCGCCAAGCAGCGGCAGGAGGGCCAACTGCTGCGGGAGAAGCGGGAGCTGAGCCGGGCCGAGCGGGCGCGCCACGAAGCGCTGCTGCAGGGCCGGGTCCGGCAGGAGAATGAGGAGCGGGAGGGCCTGCGGAGTTCCCTGGCGGCCAGCTTGGGCCGCGCACAGGAGAACTATGAGCAGTTGGTGGAGCAGCGCACCCGGGTGCTGCGGGAGCGGGCCCGGCGGGAGGAGCTGCAGAGCCGGCGGGCCAAGGAAGCGGCCGAGCGCAAAGAGAGGGAGCATCAAGCCCACGTGGAGGCGCTGGCCCGAGCAGGGGAGCGACGGCTGCAGCACGCCGCGCAGGCGGCCGAGGAGGCAGTGCAGCAGAAGGCGCGGCGCGTGGGTCAGAGCCGCCTGGAGAAGGAGCGGGTCCAGCGCGCCAACAAGGAGAAGGTGGAGAGGGACGAAGACTGCCGCCGGCGGGAGCTGCTCCAGGCCATCGGACGCAAGCTGGAGCGCAGCGAGCAGCTCTCGCGGGAGCGGCGCAGCGCGCTGGAGAGTGCCCGCTCCACCGCCCGGGCCTCCTTCCACGTTCGCGAGAAGGTGCGCGAGGAGACCAACACGCGCTCCTTCGACCGGATGGTGCGGGAGGCCCAGCTACACGCCAGCCTGGACCGCAAGTGA